In one Lolium rigidum isolate FL_2022 chromosome 3, APGP_CSIRO_Lrig_0.1, whole genome shotgun sequence genomic region, the following are encoded:
- the LOC124699005 gene encoding 40S ribosomal protein S29 — translation MGHDNVWNSHPKNYGPGSRVCRVCGNSHGLIRKYGLMCCRQCFRSNAKDIGFIKYR, via the exons atgggtcACGACAACGTGTGGAACTCCCACCCCAAGAACTACGGCCCCGGCTCCCGCGTCTG CCGGGTCTGTGGCAACTCTCATGGTCTGATCAGGAAGTATGGGCTCATGTGCTGCAGGCAGTGCTTCCGCAGCAACGCCAAGGACATTGGCTTCATCAAG TACCGTTGA